The following coding sequences are from one Aliarcobacter skirrowii CCUG 10374 window:
- a CDS encoding DUF86 domain-containing protein, with protein sequence MSKVKFRLQKVLEIICDIEFIMDNSSLKITQAVEDRVLKPAIRMNLVRIAEQFSKLKDENEFKILDCFSSKDLKGISAVRNYIAHDYDSTDDNIIEDVIRHNLPELKNIIEELLKKN encoded by the coding sequence ATGTCTAAAGTAAAGTTTAGATTACAAAAAGTCTTAGAGATAATTTGTGATATAGAGTTTATTATGGATAATAGTAGTCTAAAAATTACTCAAGCAGTAGAAGATAGAGTTTTAAAACCAGCAATAAGAATGAACCTTGTAAGAATAGCTGAACAGTTTTCAAAATTAAAAGATGAAAATGAGTTTAAAATTTTAGACTGTTTTTCAAGTAAAGATTTAAAAGGAATTAGTGCTGTAAGAAACTATATAGCACACGATTACGATAGTACAGATGATAATATAATTGAGGATGTGATTAGACACAACTTACCAGAGTTAAAAAATATTATAGAAGAGTTATTAAAAAAGAACTAA